One genomic segment of Odocoileus virginianus isolate 20LAN1187 ecotype Illinois chromosome 33, Ovbor_1.2, whole genome shotgun sequence includes these proteins:
- the LYRM1 gene encoding LYR motif-containing protein 1, which yields MTMATRQEVLGLYRRIFRLARKWQAASGQMEDTIKEKQYILNEARTLFQKNKNLTDTDLIKQCIDECTARIEIGLHYQIPYPRPIHLPPMGLTPLRGRGLRSQEKLRKFSKPIYLKSHDEVS from the exons ATGACAATGGCAACACGACAAGAAGTTCTTGGCCTCTACCGCAGAATTTTCAGGCTTGCGAGGAAATGGCAGGCTGCATCAGGGCAGATGGAAGAcaccattaaagaaaaacagtacaTATTAAATGAAGCCAGAACGCtgttccaaaaaaacaaaaat CTCACAGACACAGACCTGATTAAACAGTGTATAGATGAATGCACAGCCAGGATTGAAATTGGACTGCATTACCAGATTCCTTATCCAAGGCCA ATTCATCTGCCTCCCATGGGCCTTACCCCACTACGAGGCCGGGGACTTCGAAGCCAGGAGAAACTGAGGAAATTTTCCAAACCAATATATCTCAAATCTCATGATGAAGTTTCATAA